GACGTTCTCTCTGCTCGGTCGGCCCCAGGGACGCAGTGTCCTCCGCCGTCACCGTACCAGGGCAGGTGCGGCCGATCGGCGAGCCTCGGCCGGGGACCGCGGGTGTCGCCCTGACGCGCATCGCCTCGGTCAGAGCAGGTCGAACGTGCCCCCGAACGGCGCGCTGTCATCGCCGTTGTCGCGGTGGTCGTACTCGACGGTGTCGACCGAGATCACCACCTGGGTCGCGGCGGAGACCAGCACGCTCACCGAGCGGTTCCCGACCACGATGAACTCGACGAAGCGCGGACCGGCCCGCACGGCCGACTCGATCTCCCCCTTCAGGTCGTCGACGTCCTGTCCCTGCGCCAGGAAGTACCCGACGTCGTTGACCGTGACCTGGGTGCGCACCATGGTCCGCATCTCACTCATTCCACTCGCCTCCCCGTTCTCCGTCATCCGGCGACACTAGACCGCCGGCGGTCGCCGCAGAAGGGGATTGCGCGCAGGACCATTCCCGGGCATGCACCGACGGACCTGCTCGGGTGTACGGTTCATGAATGGGCAGACTCCGGTACGACGGCACCTCGGATCCGATCCTCATCGAGGACAAGACCCTGGCGCATCTGAAGATCGTGATCGCGACCAAGCTCCGCCGCCAGGAGAGCTTCATGATGACGTGGCGCCCGGTCAACGGCGGCGAGGACCAGCGCGCGACCGTATGGATCCACCCGGCGATCCCGTTGCAGTTCGGATTCGACAGCGCCGACCCGCCCGCGGTCGACCCGCACCTGATCGCCGACATGATGAAGGCCCTCAACGCCACGGGAGAACTGGTCCTGGACCACCTCGTCGACCCTCGCTGACGACACGGCGGAGGTCGCCGCCCTCACCGCCCGGAAAACCGAGCGCGCACGATGCGGAAGACGGAACTAGGCTGTATGCGCGCCCGCGCACGGCCTGACCTCCGCCAGGTCTCGGCCGCGGCGTGAGCCCATACGACCTCCCCCCACGGTCCACGTGTTCCCCGCTCGGCGGGACGGAGCTGCAGCTCCGCGACGTGGCCTCGCCAGAAAGGCTTGCAGCTCATGAGCGAATCCTCCGGAAGCACCGATCGCGACGAGCGGTCCCCCGACTTCTTCGATCAGCTGATCGAGACCAACCCGCGTGAGCCGCAGGCGGCCTTCACCGTGGGATTCCGCGGCTACGACAAGGGCGAGGTCGATGCTGCGCTCAGCACCCTCCGCACCCAGATCGAGCAGCTGACGACCGACCTCGCCGCGACCAAGGCCGCCCAGGCCGAGGCCGTCGAGGCCATCCGCGACGAGGAGCGCGCGGCCCGTGAGGCGCTCGAGGGCGAGCTCAGCGCCGCGGCGGCGAAGGCCTCCGACGCCGAGCAGCAGATCGCGACCCTCACCTCGGAACTCGTCGACGCCCCGCAGCCGGATGGCAAGGAAGCGCCGTCCCGCCAGCAGTTCGAGGCGATCCTCCGCGTGGCCGAGGAGCAGGCGAACGTCCTGATCCAGAACGCCGCCGTCCAGGCCGATCGCCTGATGACCTCGGCTCGTGAAGAGGTCACGGCGCAGCGCGCCGAGGCCGAGGCCGACGCCGAGCGCATCACCGCGCAGGCGCAGCGCGACGCCGATCAGGTGCGCCTGAAGATGGACACCGAGTACACGGCGCACGAGGCGCGCATCGAGCGCGAGGCCGCGCACGCCGCCGAGAAGGTGAACCAGGCCGCGCAGGAGGCGACCGCGATCCGCACCGAGGCGGAGAAGGGCGCAGCCGCGCTCCGCTCCCTCGTCACCCGCGAGACGACCCAGCTGCGCGCGGATGCCGAGCGCGAGGTGCGCGACATGAACGCGCGCGTCCTCGAGTTCGAGGAGACGCTGAGCCGCCGCCAGGATGACGCGCAGCAGGAGTTCCTCGTGCTGCACAACCAGGCCGTGGCCCACGCGGAGCGCATCACGAACGATGCCAACGAGCAGGTGGCGGCATCGCTCGAGCACGCCCAGCGCATCTCGTCCAGGGCCGAGGACTACGAGCACCTGACGCGCTCGCAGGCGCAGGCGATCGAAGCCGACGCGAAGGTGCGGGCCCGCGAGATCCTCGATCGCTCCCGTGTGAAGTCGCAGAAGATCGTCGAGTCGGTCACCGGTCACACCACGGCCGTGCTGCGCGATGCGGAAGACCGCGCCCGTCAGCTGCGCTGGCAGCAGCAGCAGCTGACGAGCTTCATGGCCGAGGTGCGCGAGCTCATCCGCCCCGACGGCATCTTCTCCGACGAGGCCCTCCCCGCGGAGATCGCCGAGAGCGCTCCGGCAGAGAACGCGGACGATGAGGTGGCCGACGACGAGTTCCTCGGAGACGAGTTGCTCGAGGACGAGCTCGACGACGACCGCCCGCTCGAGAAGATCACGATCGACGTGGTCGACGCCGAGGAGAGCAGCAAGCGCTGACGCCGTCGAACGATCGGAAAGAGGTGCGCGCGGGTGACCGCGCGCACCTCTTCTTCGTCCTGTCGGCATCCACCGATCGGTGGATGCCGTGATCCGCCGGTCCACCGCTACCGCCCACGGCTGCGCACCCGGCAGTCTGGGATGCATGACAGAGAGCGTGATCGAGGTCCGCGACCTCCGCAAGGACTACGGCGACTTCACGGCGGTGGACGGCATCAGCTTCGACATCGAGCGCGGCGAGACATTCGCGCTCCTCGGCCCCAACGGCGCGGGGAAGTCGACGACGATCGAGATCCTCGAGGGCTACCGCCACCGCAGCTCCGGCGACGTGAGCGTGCTCGGCGTCGACCCGCAGCACGGCGGCCTGGACTGGAAGGCGCGGCTCGGCATCGTGCTGCAGTCCACCGGGGAGGCCGGCTCGTTCACGGTGCGGGAGCTCCTCAAGGAGTTCGCGGGCTACTACCCGCGGCCGCGCGACGTCGACGAGGTGATCGCCGCCGTCGGCCTGGAGGAGAAGCAGCGCACGCGGGCCGCACGACTGTCGGGCGGTCAGCAGCGTCGGCTCGACGTGGCCCTCGGCATCATCGGCCGGCCGGAGCTCCTGTTCCTCGACGAGCCGACCACCGGGTTCGATCCCGAAGCCCGCCGCCAGTTCTGGGAGCTCATCCGCTCGCTCAAGGCCGAGGGCACGAGCATCCTGCTCACGACGCATTACCTCGACGAGGCCGCGCAGCTCGGCGACCGCGCCGCGGTCATCGCCGGAGGGACCATCGCCGCGATGGGACGCATCGACGAGCTCGGCGGAGCGGAGTCGCGCATCCCGCTCGTGCGCTGGACCGACCCCACGGGGGCACGGCGCGAGGAGCGCACCGGCGAACCCGGGGCGCTCGTCGCCGCTCTGCAGCGCGACGGCGGCGAGCCCCGAGACCTCGAGGTCGTCCGCCCCACTCTCGAGGACATCTATCTCGACCTGATCCGCGCGTTCGACTCGCGCATCGAGGAGACGGCAGCATGACCACCACCACGACGAGCACGACGCCGACACGGTTCGGTCCGGGCCGCACGATCCGCCTGGGAGTCCGGCGCATCCCGTTCGAGCTGCGCCAGTACTTCCGGGCCGGAGATCAGGTCTTCTTCACGTTCCTCTTCCCGACGCTCATGTACGTCGTCTTCGCCACCATCTTCACGGGCGACATCGGCGAGGGACCGGATCAGGTCAGCATGGCGACCTACTACCTGCCGGGACTCATCGCCGGTGGCATCCTGCTGTCCGGAGTGCAGGCGCCCGCGCTCGAGATCGCGGCCGAGAAGAGCGACGGCACCCTGAAGCGCCTCGGCGGGACACCGATCTCGCCCGTCACCTACTTCATCGGCAAGATCGGCGAGGTGTTCGTCACGGCGATCCTGCAGATCGCCCTGCTGATCGTCGTCGCCGTCGTCGTCTACCGTGTCGAGCTGCCGACGGACGCGGCGATCTGGGGCCGCTTCGCCTGGATCTTCGCTCTCGGGCTGATCGCCTGCACCCTCCTCGGGATCGCGCTGTCGTCCGTCCCCCGTTCGGGCAAGTCCTCGGCAGCGGTGGTGATCCCGATCGTGCTGCTGATCCAGTTCGTCTCCGGTGTCTACATCGCATTCTCGATGCTCCCCGAATGGCTGCAGAACGCGGCAGGCGTCCTTCCCGTGAAGTGGATCGCCCAGGGGATGCGGTCCGTGTTCCTCCCCGATTCCTTCCGCGTGGCCGAGACGAGCGGCTCGTGGGACATCGGGCTCATCGCCCTGATGCTGGTGGTCTGGCTGGCCGTGGGGCTGGTGCTCAGCCGGCTCACGTTCCGCTGGATCCGTCGCGATCGCTGACATCGATGGAAGAGTGGTCGGCATGAGGACGACCTTCACGGAGCGCGTGGGATGGGACCTCGCATCGGCGGCCCTGTTCGTCGTGACGCTCATCCTCGCCTTCACCCTGCCGCCGCGCTTCCCGGGCTCGTCCTGGCTGCTCGTCGCCACCGCCTGCGGCGTCGCCGCCGTCTACGCGTTCGGCGCCCGACGCTATGTGAGCTTCCG
This genomic interval from Microbacterium sp. LWH11-1.2 contains the following:
- a CDS encoding ABC transporter ATP-binding protein — encoded protein: MTESVIEVRDLRKDYGDFTAVDGISFDIERGETFALLGPNGAGKSTTIEILEGYRHRSSGDVSVLGVDPQHGGLDWKARLGIVLQSTGEAGSFTVRELLKEFAGYYPRPRDVDEVIAAVGLEEKQRTRAARLSGGQQRRLDVALGIIGRPELLFLDEPTTGFDPEARRQFWELIRSLKAEGTSILLTTHYLDEAAQLGDRAAVIAGGTIAAMGRIDELGGAESRIPLVRWTDPTGARREERTGEPGALVAALQRDGGEPRDLEVVRPTLEDIYLDLIRAFDSRIEETAA
- a CDS encoding cell division initiation protein, whose translation is MSESSGSTDRDERSPDFFDQLIETNPREPQAAFTVGFRGYDKGEVDAALSTLRTQIEQLTTDLAATKAAQAEAVEAIRDEERAAREALEGELSAAAAKASDAEQQIATLTSELVDAPQPDGKEAPSRQQFEAILRVAEEQANVLIQNAAVQADRLMTSAREEVTAQRAEAEADAERITAQAQRDADQVRLKMDTEYTAHEARIEREAAHAAEKVNQAAQEATAIRTEAEKGAAALRSLVTRETTQLRADAEREVRDMNARVLEFEETLSRRQDDAQQEFLVLHNQAVAHAERITNDANEQVAASLEHAQRISSRAEDYEHLTRSQAQAIEADAKVRAREILDRSRVKSQKIVESVTGHTTAVLRDAEDRARQLRWQQQQLTSFMAEVRELIRPDGIFSDEALPAEIAESAPAENADDEVADDEFLGDELLEDELDDDRPLEKITIDVVDAEESSKR
- a CDS encoding ABC transporter permease — encoded protein: MTTTTTSTTPTRFGPGRTIRLGVRRIPFELRQYFRAGDQVFFTFLFPTLMYVVFATIFTGDIGEGPDQVSMATYYLPGLIAGGILLSGVQAPALEIAAEKSDGTLKRLGGTPISPVTYFIGKIGEVFVTAILQIALLIVVAVVVYRVELPTDAAIWGRFAWIFALGLIACTLLGIALSSVPRSGKSSAAVVIPIVLLIQFVSGVYIAFSMLPEWLQNAAGVLPVKWIAQGMRSVFLPDSFRVAETSGSWDIGLIALMLVVWLAVGLVLSRLTFRWIRRDR